A window of Flavobacterium psychrophilum genomic DNA:
GTTAATGTGTTTACTTCGGAAATTATAAAATCAATTTTTTCTTTTTGAGAGTTACTAATATATAGTTTTTTAGTCTTATTTAAAAAATTTATAATTTTTACACTGTCGGTATTGTTGATTAAAATTATCTGTGAATTAGGATTATTCATCAAATCCTGTGTCATAGGTAAAACTGTATTATCGATAATTTCTATTGCTTCTCTACAATACACTAAAGTTAGATTGTTTTCAGGAATTGAGAGGGAATAGTATAGGTTCACCAAATTTCGTCCTTTGATTTTTCCTAAAAGATAATTATCTCTAAAAGTTCTCAAAGATCTATTTTTTTGAACTGGCTCAAATTGTTCATCAACTGGTTCGGGGCTGTCTAATATTGGCTCATCTATTTCTTCTTTTGGACATGGTTTACCAAAACAAAACCAGCTTTCCGGTCCATTTTCACGTTCTTGAGCCGTGCATCTTTGATCTTTAGTTGTAAAATTGCAAGGTAGACCACATTCTGTACTTTGTATTCCCAAGTTTATCCTTTCCGTATCTATTACGGTCTGTAATTCATCGTATTTTAAATCTTTACTTGGGAGTAATTTGAAATTTATAAATGTGATTGAAGTCAGCTTTGTTTCTTCTAGGGATAATCTAGAAATTAAATTGATATCGGTTGCTGATACAATCCTTGTCGTTAAATCTGAAAATATACTTTTTTTTGTAAAGATGTCATTGGTTTTGATGTAGACCGAAGAATAAATTTTATCATTTCGCGATTCGTAAATTAAAATACCCTGTATGTCGCTCTGTGATATGTCATAATTGTTTTCGGTTTTATAATTTGAATTAGCGGTGTAAAAAACCACACTTACAATATTTGCTGAATTTATTGAAATGTTTAATTCATTAAAAATGGATTGAAAATTAGTAAAATTATCTTGGTTTTTATACATAAAATGATAGTCATTTTCTGAGTCATAAACTTTCATTTTGTAACTTTTGCCTAAAATTTGTTGATTAATAATTTTAGGTTCAACTTGTTCACAAGTTTCACATTCGTAAACATTGTTAGATTCACAAGATGAAAAGTAATATGACAACATTATAAGTAAAATTGCCAAAAAAAATGATTTTTTTCATGTTATAATAATTTGATTGGTTATTGTAAAATTATGATAACGTGCGGTTAACCTGGTTAATGTCTTGTTAAAAAATAATCTTATTAATAAAAAACCGCTTAAGTATTAAGCGGTTTTTGTGTTTTATGATGTCTAGTTATTGTATAGTATCTACTAAAAAGTGATTCAGGAATTCTTTTTTATTTGTAAAATTACCTTTAGCGTCTTTCGTTATAAAAATAGCCTTTTCCTTTTTGTTGTATATTATCGTATCTGGTATAAAGTCATTATCATAAGGTACTTTTGTAAATACTATGGTATCGTTTTTAAATATATAAGTACCGGAATATTTATCCTCAAATCCCATAAATCCATTGACTTTGTTTTCGCATGTACCATCTTCCCTCAAAATAAGATTGTAATGAAAAAGATCGTCGTGAAGTGTAGCAGATAGCACCCTCGTGCTTTTAAACAATTCCAGATCGTACACATTAAATAAGGCAATTGCACATAATGTTATGAGATGGACATTTATTTTTCTCCGATATCTGTTGTAACCTTTATCAATGAGACATATCAATGTATCAAAGAATGAAATAACGTAAAGAAGTATCAGTGGTATAAATACAAACCAAAGGGATAAAATCCATGTAAACATACCACCAAAAAAATGAGTAATCATAAGTGCAAAAATGCCTACGCAGGATAGTATTGCAACAAAATAATGAACTTTATGTTTTTCCATAATTTTAGATCATATCAAATCTAATAAAAAAACCGCTTAAGTAATTAAGCGGTTCTGTAAACTATAAACTGATCACTATAAACTATTTCACTTCGGCAGTTTCAGCTTTCTTTCTGTCAGCTACATATTTGGTAAGTATTTTTCCATAAAGTGATTTCGCTACTGTAGGCGACATGCTTTTTTGGATAGTATCCAGGTATTTTATATTGATGTCGGCAATTTCATATAAAGCAAGGTATGGGGCGATATCGTTTTTAGCGTGGTTTAACGCAAAATTAGCTGTGTAAAGGTATCTGCGTTTAATTAGCTGTTCAGATCGAAGAGCAACGCTGTCAAGCTGTTTTACGTTACTATTTTTAGTAGCCTCAAGATTTTTAGCTACAAGGTCAAGATTATCGCTGCTAAAGCGCGCTTTTATTTTTTGGAATTCCTCATACAGTTTTTGATTTTCAGATCCTGTTACTTTGGCTTTATAGAAAAATTCATCGTTAGAGGTCTCAATTGTCATATCGCCCGGTTCGGCAAAGAATGAAAGGTTATTATCTACCGAATTGGTTTTCCCTCTGTCTAGGAAAAGGTAAAGCATTTCGGGAGAGTCTAATTTGATATGGCTTTCAAAGGCAGATTTGCCATTAAACACTATTGTGTCTATGGCAACAAGCGAAGTGTCTACAACTTTTTGAATGTACAGTGTACCCTTTTTAAGGCCTTTAATGTTTCCGGTAATGTGAAGGTTGGCATCGCCATGGTCTTCTTTGTTGCAGGAAATAAGTAGCGCCAGTGCCAGAAGGGCAAGAATAGATCTTTTCATATACTAAGAAAGCGTTTTAAAAATTTCCGCAAAGTAATGAAAATAAAAGACTTTTTCCCGAAGCATTTTTAAGAAAAAGCATGGGTTTGGCAATAAAAAATAAAGCTGCCAAATGGCAGCTTTATAAAGTGTAAATATTTTTAGTCCAGTAGCATATTAACCAGCTTAACATTGCTGGTGTGTACAAAATCTACAAAGTATTCGCTTATGCTAAAAGGCGACTTGTCCAGGGTTGTGCAGCTTTTTGCTGTTCTGGATTTATGCGGTTTTTCTTTAACAGGGTTTTCCTTCTGAGCCTGCTTTACTGTAGTTTCAGTTTCCTGAAAGCGTAACGTTTTAGCGCCTTCTTTTTTGGCGGTTGTTTCGTGTCCGTATACAGATGGTGCTGTCTGCTCATCGGCATTGGCAAAAGCAGCAGTTCCAAGAACAAGTAGCAATAAGGTTAATAAATTTTTCATAGTTGGATGATTGGTTTATGGTTGCGCAATAAATTCAAAATTATCCTTTAAGCCATGCTTCTTTTAATTTGTTTTTAGAGGCATCGGTAGCTTTATATCCTTCGGCTTCTTCAAAAGGCAGTTTTACAGTACCTTTTACGTCCAGCTCTTTTCCGTCACGTTTAATCTTCATGGTAATCGCATCGCCGTCTTTCCAGATTGCTGCTTCATTAAGCAGGTCGTAAATATTGTCAAGATTATATGCTTTCCCGTTGACAGCCAAAATGATATCTGATTTTTTCAGGCCTAAGTTAGTCATAAAAGTGTTAGGTTCAACATTTGGCAACAAAGCAATTTCCTTGTATGGATTTACCGTGATAAGCGGCTCCTGTCCGTTTTTAACGAATGGGTGGCCCGGTAGCTGCATCTTAGTCTGTGTAACCCCCATCTTTGCGAAATAGGTTTCGTAAGGGATAGATGTTGTACCGGCAACATAGGTCTTTAGGAATTCGCCAACAGCAGGGCAGCTAAGTCTTGTAATAGTAGCAAACAGGTCTTCGTCGTTAAACGGTTTATTGCTTCCGTATTCTTTAGAAAGGTCCTGCATCAGGTGTAATATACCTTTTTGCCCGTTGCTGCTTTCCCTCATTTGTATATCTATACACATAGCAATAAGCGCACCCTTAAGGTATACGTTATAGTAGGCATCTTTATAGGGTTTCTCCAGTATGTTCTTACTCATATTGGTAAAATCCATAGTGTCGTCAAAATGTTTTGACTGGTCAATTTTCTGGGCTATCCTCTGGTAAAATTCATCTTCGGTAATTAACCCCTGGTTTACCTGGAACAGGTTAGCAAAATATTCGGTAACACCTTCATACATCCAAAGGTGCTCGCTCATTTTTGGTGTATTATAATTAAAGAAATGTATTTCTTTAGAATGTACACTTAGCGGCGTTACAATATGAAAGAATTCGTGCGAAACTACATCTTTAAGCTGTTCCAATAGTTGTGGCAGCGGATAATCTTCCGGCATAACGACTGTCGTAGATGTCGTATGTTCTAAAGCACCATTGCCTTTGGCATCATTAGCTTCTCCGGTAGAAAGATATAGCAACACGCTATATTTCTTCGTGCTGTTTATCGGCCCTAAGAATTTCTTTTGGGCACGCATCATACGTTCCATTTCCGGAGTAATGTCTTTGGCGGTAATTTTTCCGTTAGGTGAGTATACTGCGATAAGAATTTCCATACCGTCTACGGTAAACGTAGTGTAGTCAGGTTTAGAGTACATTATCGGATGGTCTACAAGGTCGGCGTAACGCGGCGATGTAAATACATCAACCTCATTGCTGGCGTTGGTGTCTACTAAAGATGTAGCGCCCCATAGCGTTGAAGGATGCGTAATAGTAGCCTCATACGGTACTTCTCCTTTATCGTCAAAATAGCCTACAAACCCATGGGTATTAACCACAAAGTTTTTACCGGCATCAATATTTGTTCCTGCAGGCGAGAATATCTCGTGCGTAGTTTCTATATCGTAGGTGTCATTTACCAGGTAGGTAACCTTAGCCAGTTGTTTGGCATTGGCTATTTTCCACGAATTATCATCTACTTTGGTTACAGTAAGTTCTTTACCTTTTTTATCGAAAGCTTTAAATCCTTCAATGAATTTTCCGTAGTTGTCTTCAGAATAGGTTCCCGGAACAATTTTCGGAATAAAGAAAGTTGTTGTTTCGCTGGTAAAAGCAGGAGGGGTGATGGTTACCATCACTTTGTCATCTTTTACATTTTTAAGGTCTATGGCTACTTTTACGTCTTTATTTTGGGCGAAAGCTGCGCCATTTAAAAACAATGCTATTGCCAGTGAGCAGATAAATCTCTTCATAGTTTAGGTCTTGATATCTTGTAAGTCGATTGAAAACGAGTTTTGTTACATCATAAAGATAAAATAATATCTTAAAAACCTTACTTAGAGGTGTGTTACTGTTTTAGTACCCATGTAGAGATCTCATTCAGTACTACTGGCGACATGGTTTGTTCTATCTCTCCATACTCCTGTATCGTTCCTGTTGTAGATTCCTGAAACAGATGATTAAGTCCCGGGAGTTTTTGTGTAATTACTTTTTTATTGCCGCCTTTTTCGGCTGCTCTTTTAATCGCATCAAGGTTGGCAGTAGCTGCTACCTGAAAGTCCTTTTCGCCATTAAGTGCAAGTATAGGGCATTTTAGTTTTTCAATTACGGGAGCAGGATTGTAGCGTAAAAAGTAGACAAACCAGGGCGAGGTAACTGTTTCTACCTGGGCATTTACGGCGCGTGCTATTTCATCTTTCGGTACACCTTTAGAAGCGAAGAAGGGAGCAAAACCTTTATTGAAAACAGAAGCAACTGCCGCTCTCCTTGCTTTTTCATCATTTTCTGTAAGTATCACAGTGTAGGCTTCTCTCAACGTATTGCCCATAGTGGTCAATTCATTTTCCGGAATACCGTCGGCTTTTCCGGCAAGGTAGTTTTGCAATACCATAAGCTCACTGCCCTGGATGCCGGGACCGGCAAGCATTACTATAAAAGCAACATCGGCATTTTTCTCTGCAATCAGCTGGGCTATAAGTCCGCCTTCGCTGTGGCCTATAAGTCCTATTTTCTTTTTGTTGACTTCTTTGCGTATCTTCAGGTAGTCAAAAGCAGCCTGGGTATCGGTAGCAAAATCTGCCGATGTTCCGTTAGCAGGGTTACCGCCCGATTTGCCAATTCCCCTGTCGTCATAGCGCAAAACTCCAATACCATTTCGTGTTAAATGGTCTGCCAGTACAAGAAAGGGTTTGTGCTCAAATATCTCTTCATTACGATCCTGAGATCCGCTGCCGCTAATCAATATCACAACCGGATAATTGCCTTCTTTTTTAGGAAGTGTAAGTGTTCCGGCTAAAGTTATTCCTGCTTTTTCGTTTTTAAAAGTTACGTCTTCGGTGTAATACGGAAAAGGCGCTTTAGGTTCCTGCGGGCGTCTGGTTACGTTTTGTATTTCGCCTTTGGAAAAACTAAGCGGAAGGTCATATGCTCCCTGTTTAAATGTCCCTTTTATGACGTCCTTTTCTAGTGTGCCTTTATAGCTTATCCCACCCGCAGCTATAGAAAAGGTTAGTGTATTATCAGAGAAATCTATCTGGTCGATTTTTACGCCTTTAGCATTTTGGTCGGGGCTGTCCATAGTGGCAGTATATCCGGATAACCCCTGTGAGATATTTATGATAAGGCGCAGCTTGCCTCCGGGAACACTAAGGTCACCTTTCCAGGCGCCTGTCATATCCTGAGCAAAAAGAGATGCCGAAAATAACAGTATAAGTAATAAGATCGATTTTTTCATGATGGTTAGTAGATTATAAAGAATAGTATTTTAGAAAGTATCTCAGCAACGAGCAGTGTCACGGCAAATAAAACTTTCTGGTTGGTTGTCTTAAGGTTGGTTGCAGTTTTAAAGCCATTGTAAAGTAGTGCGATATACCATACCAACAGAACAATCGACACAAGACCGGCGACTACAATTAATATGATGTCAGATGTGTTGATCTGTATATTGTCCATATTCATGCCAAGAAACATTTCTGTACTGCTTGCCATGTAATTATTCAGATTGAAAAATGCACCCAGGTAAAATGGAAGGCGTGCAAGCATAACGGTACCTAATATATCTGCTGGCCTTGTTTTATTATTAATGATGAACCCGTATAAATGCAGTGTAAAGAATAATATTGCAATATTAAAAACATTATCGGTAAAGGGTTGCGCAAACGGTACACTATACGTGAAGTGCATATCTATAACACCGTCAAAACGGGCGTTAAAGCTGTAGCCAAGCATGCTGCCTATAAGTGTGGCAACGAGACCGATCGCTAAAAGTGCGCGCCCGTCATATTTTTCAAAAGGATTAAAAAGAAGTTTTTTCATATGGGTTGGTGGTTTATTCTTCGGTAGATAGTTGGTTTACTTTTTCAATTAGGTCGTCCAGGCGGTTACGCACAGTGGGGTAGCTGATACCTATTTGCGATGCAATTTCCTTAAGGCTTCCGCCCGATAAGAAGAATTGCAATATAAAAGCCTGCTCATCTGCCGGAAGGCGTAATAGTACCGGAAGCGGATAATTACCCGATACCTGTGTGCTGCATGAAGGGCATGATAACTGCGACACATGCAACGAGCCGGAACAGCTGGGGCAGGCAACAGGAAGTTTAGGGGTCTGCATGTTTATAATGTTTAACTAAAAGCAAATATAAATGAATAAAGTTAAAAACGAAATTAATAAAATTAATACGTTTGTTGTTTTTGTTGAGTTGGTGTTAAAAAAAAAGCCCCTTGCGGAGCTGTGTATTAAAATTTATTCTTTATATAATATTTAGAATCCAGTTCATCATCTATAAAACTGTTTATAGGCTTTGGTTTTGGCTTTTTGGCCGCTACCTTCTTCTTCCACAATTCAAAATTATCTGCGGATAATCTCTTATGCATAATCTCGGTCACTTCCTTTTCAGACAATCCAAATTGTTTTTTGATTTCTTCAAAGGGCTTTTTTTCCTCCTGGGCAAGCGTTACGATCTTGTCTAGCGCTTCCTTTTCTAATTCGGTACGGTTACTCCTTTTCATCAGATGAAAAACTTTTAATCAGATAATGTTTTAAATGTTTAAGATTCGTTAATCAATATTACTAAAAAAAACAATTAAATATAAGATCAGGTAAGGTTTTTAGATTTTTTTGAAAAATTTAAAATATTGAATGATGATTCTTCAATTCTTTTTGGAAAGATTGTAAAATCGTTAATTATTTTCTAATAAAAGCAGTTTTTTATCCGGTAGCTGAGCATGTTTTTTGCTTGTAGGTTAAAGCCTTTCAGGTATATAGCCACGCCCAGTATATTAATAACAG
This region includes:
- a CDS encoding peptidase M61 — encoded protein: MKRFICSLAIALFLNGAAFAQNKDVKVAIDLKNVKDDKVMVTITPPAFTSETTTFFIPKIVPGTYSEDNYGKFIEGFKAFDKKGKELTVTKVDDNSWKIANAKQLAKVTYLVNDTYDIETTHEIFSPAGTNIDAGKNFVVNTHGFVGYFDDKGEVPYEATITHPSTLWGATSLVDTNASNEVDVFTSPRYADLVDHPIMYSKPDYTTFTVDGMEILIAVYSPNGKITAKDITPEMERMMRAQKKFLGPINSTKKYSVLLYLSTGEANDAKGNGALEHTTSTTVVMPEDYPLPQLLEQLKDVVSHEFFHIVTPLSVHSKEIHFFNYNTPKMSEHLWMYEGVTEYFANLFQVNQGLITEDEFYQRIAQKIDQSKHFDDTMDFTNMSKNILEKPYKDAYYNVYLKGALIAMCIDIQMRESSNGQKGILHLMQDLSKEYGSNKPFNDEDLFATITRLSCPAVGEFLKTYVAGTTSIPYETYFAKMGVTQTKMQLPGHPFVKNGQEPLITVNPYKEIALLPNVEPNTFMTNLGLKKSDIILAVNGKAYNLDNIYDLLNEAAIWKDGDAITMKIKRDGKELDVKGTVKLPFEEAEGYKATDASKNKLKEAWLKG